The DNA sequence TCATTCGGTGGGATGGTTTCGGTAAAGACTTTCTGTGGACCTAGCATTTTCCATACTTCAAATTCAATTGGACCACTGTTTCTTGGGAGTTGTTTGAATAATACCCAGGTTCTTATCCAAGGAAAAGCAATGTTATTGTACCACATCAACAATGACAAAAGTGAAAAGACAACTAAATACGCGCTCCTATGTCGTTTTGCCGTGTTAGAACTTGTCTGTGCGGCTTGGAGATTCTTTTTAGCTAAATTTAGATAAAGCAACACCAAAAAATAGCGCATGACTTTCACGGAACAATCATTGTTGACGTTAACCCTTTTCTAGCCTGAATAAAAGATTGCAATTTCCTAAGCTCCTTCACTTTCAAAACTCCGTCTGAACCGGCATCAAACCCTAGTCTTCTCCCAATTACAACATCGTGGTAACCGTTTCGAGGGTCATTGAACTCGTATTTATGGCTGTGAACCTCGACCAATACCTAGCCTTGCATGTTAAGAGTTCTCCAAGTTCTTTCAGCTCTTCCAACTTGGTATCAACAATACAAATCATGAACTCGATCTACCACGAAATTATTCCCATGGTATCTATAGTCGTCGCGCTCGTAATTTACGGTCTTGCTCTGTATAGATGGTGTGCTTACAATCGCTAACTACATCCTGCAACGACAAGCGGGCATGACAAGGAGAAAGGCTTTGGTTCCAAGAGACTGAACCCCTTTTTGGCCTCTACGTTCAAGTACAAGAAAGGGACTGGAAATACTTCTGAAACTGACTCAGCTGTGTGCTTGACTGACTTCGAAGATGATGAACAGAACCCCTTTTTGGCCTCCACATTCAAGTGCAAGAAAGGGACTGGAAATACTTCTGAAACTGACTGTGCTGTGTGCTTGACTGACTTCGAAGATGATGAACATGTTCGGCAGCTTCCAAGATGCAAGCACTCCTTCCATGCACCGTGTATTGACATGTGGCTCTATTCTCACTCCGACTGCCCACTCTGCCACACTACCGTCGACAGACTAAGTAAACAACCAGAGGAGAACTCCTCCCGGTAAGTCCTAGTTAGCATTGGCACTTAAGTCTGTGTTTAGTCCTCCATGTTTCAACTCTTCTCATTTTCATTTGGGAAAGGGTGAGATAGATTGGGTTGAGGATTTTGAAAGACTCAattgttttttctctctataaATTAGGAGAAAAGGAAATTTCCCCGTGATTCCCACGCACTGATGGATTAAACGTAAGAAGAGGTTCAGAATGT is a window from the Juglans regia cultivar Chandler chromosome 7, Walnut 2.0, whole genome shotgun sequence genome containing:
- the LOC109000237 gene encoding RING-H2 finger protein ATL38-like, with product MEASDRLREMEGSSSANRDGGMRRAEGDGGFGGFGGFKNKGVRGIEASVHGFRVGVRSGGHDKEKGFGSKRLNPFLASTFKYKKGTGNTSETDSAVCLTDFEDDEQNPFLASTFKCKKGTGNTSETDCAVCLTDFEDDEHVRQLPRCKHSFHAPCIDMWLYSHSDCPLCHTTVDRLSKQPEENSSR